The window TGCGTCGAGCGAGAGCTCTCCGCGGGGCTTCAGCGTGAAGGCGATCCAGTGCTTGCGCGAGGAGAGCGAATCCGTGGCCGCGCGGACCAGCGTGCCCACGTCCTGGCCTTCGAGGATGCGGCGCAGCACGCCGCGCGCGCGGCCGTCGGCGATCACGGTCGGCACGCCGAATCGGCTGGCCGCGCGCGCGGCCAGCAGCTTCGAGCGCATTCCGCCGGTGCTCATCGCGCTGCCCTCACCGCCGGCGATCGCGAGCAGCTTCGCGCTCACCTCGGCGACCTCGGAGATGCGCTTCGCGCCCGGCTCGCGCGGGTCGCGGTCGTGCAGGCCGTCGATGTCGGTGAGCAGGATCAGCAGATCCGCGCCGCACGTGTTCACCACCTGTGCTGCGAGCTGGTCGTTGTCGCCGAAGCGCAGCTCCTCGGTCGCGACCGAGTCGTTCTCGTTGATGATCGGCACGACGCCGTCGGCGAGAAGCTGCGCGAGCGTGCGGCGCGCGTTCAGGAAGCGCTCGCGATCCGCGAAGCCCGCGTGGTCGAGGAGCATCTGGCCGACGAGCAGGCCCTCGCGCGCGAACGCGCGCTCGAAGCGCCGGCACAGGTCGATCTGCCCGACCGCCGCGGCGGCCTGTTTGCCGGGGATCGAGCGCGGGCGCTGCGCGAGGCCGAGGCGCCGCGTGCCGAGCCC is drawn from Deltaproteobacteria bacterium and contains these coding sequences:
- the proB gene encoding glutamate 5-kinase, encoding MSRSGLARARRVVVKIGTSLLTPPGDAVGSRRFGSFAKQIAAEIAGRREIVLVASGAVGLGTRRLGLAQRPRSIPGKQAAAAVGQIDLCRRFERAFAREGLLVGQMLLDHAGFADRERFLNARRTLAQLLADGVVPIINENDSVATEELRFGDNDQLAAQVVNTCGADLLILLTDIDGLHDRDPREPGAKRISEVAEVSAKLLAIAGGEGSAMSTGGMRSKLLAARAASRFGVPTVIADGRARGVLRRILEGQDVGTLVRAATDSLSSRKHWIAFTLKPRGELSLDAGAVRALRERRASLLPAGVTRVSGRFGIGDLVACVTPEGEEIARGLVSYDAREIARIKGQKTSQIAELLGYSNGDEVIHRDNLIVL